The genomic interval TCGGAGAGTACTAGCTGTTTGCCTTCCCAGCTGATTGCTGCCAGGCAAGAATGGGAGCCCAGCATATCCAGGTCTGCTGATTTTTCAAGAAGAGGTAGAATACAGACTTTATATGAAACCCTTGAGTTTTAACATGTCAGAAAATAGATGTCTTGTAAAACATTAAGGGTCTAAACCAAATAAATACACCTGCAGGCTGTGTCTGGCTTACAGAGCCCGTTTGTTCCTCTGGTCTACAGTGGTCACAGGTCCTGGATCACACAGACCAGGAACACACAATTCCTCCTCCTTCATATAGTCAAAGAAATTCCTGTTGACACAGAGCCTTGGACTTGTCTAGGACTCAGCACTGCCTCCTTTTCACTCTGCTCACTTAGCAGCCCCTTCAAGTTAGGCTTTAAGCcacaattttatttactaaatgcATTCATTAGTCACAGCAAAACACTTCTCATCCAACATAGTGTCCGTGTAGCTTTTGCTGGTAGATTTTTGGTGTGCAACACCTTTGTGAAAGTTCATTCTTTGACTACTTTGTTGAGCACTGACCACGTGCTGATTATTGTCCAGGCACAGGGCACACAACAGACAGCGGCGTGGACACATGTTCTTAGAAGGGCACAGCCTCATGGGGAAAACACACTATAAACCAGTTAACTAACAAATGAGATAACCTCCTACAGAGGTACAAAGGTGATAAATCAGCCATGTGAAGGTCCAGGTGGAGAGAATGCCAGGCCAAGAAcaaccagtgcaaaggccctgcctGGAGGCGAGAAGGGCATGAAGTCCCGTGTGGCTGGCAGGACATGCAGTCAGACAAGCAAGTGAGAACCAGGGCAGGAAGGCCTGGTCAACTGAAGAGGACATGATAGCTGAATCAAAGTCAAAGATTCAGTGACGCTGCTCCCAGCACACAGCACCTAAGACCAACCAGGTAGGCCCTTGGTAGCAAGACAGTAGAGGCACAGGACAGGCTCCGGATTCAGATCATGGGTGCCACTTGCTATCCACGTGGTCTTGAGCAAACTACTTAATCTGAGTCTCAGTTATTTCATCTGAAAGTGGAAATCATAAAAGTCACTGTTTTGTGGGGACTAAGAGAGACAGTACCCACGAAGTCCTTCGTATGGTGGCACGCAATAAAAAAACACTTGATAAAGAGCAGCAATTATTACAGGTACAAAACTCTGCTCACTTATCTGATTACAAATAACCTTTGATCTGATTCTTAACACacagcaggtccaggctctgctGGGATTTCATCCTCCCCCTTGTGTGTGGAGCCTGTCACCTCCCTGAGCTACGGTGGGATGTCCAGGGGGAAGGAGAATGGGACAGGAGTCACCGAGTTCCTCCTGCCTGGCCTCACTGGTGACCCAGAGCAGCAGCGAATCCTCTTCTGGCTCTTCCTGTGTACATACTTGGTCACTGTGGCTGGGAACACACTCATCATCCTGGCCATCGGCTCCGATCCCCGCCtgcacacccccatgtacttcttccttaccaatctcTCCTTTGTTGACATCTGCTTCACCACCAACCTGATCCCCAAGCTGTTGGTCAACCACATAGCAGGAACATGGACAATCTCTTACCCCCATTGCCTGACCCAGATGTACTTCCTCATCTCCTTTGCCAACCTGGACACCTTTCTGCTGGCTGCCATGGCCCTGGACCGTTacgtggccatctgcaagccccTGCAGTACTACGCCATCATCACCCCCCAGCTCTGTCGGGGATTGACCGCACTCATGTGGACGTGCTCTGGCCTCATCTCCCTAGTCCACACGCTCCTCATGAACAGACTGACATTCTGCTCCTATGCCCGCGAGATCTCACACTTCTACTGCGATGCCTACCTGCTGATGAAGATCGCCTGCTCGGACACGCGTGTCAATCGGCACGTGTTCTTAGGTGCTGTGGTCCTGTTTGTGGCCCCCTCTGCACTCATTGTGGTCTCCTACATGTGCATAGCTGCAGCTGTCCTCCGGATTCCCTCCACCCCAGGAAGGCGCAAGGCATTTTCCACATGCAGCTCCCATCTGTCTGTGGTCATCGTTTTCTATGGAACTATCCTGGGGGTATATATTCGACCCCCCAACTCCTTCTCAGCTCAGGACACGGTAGCAACCATCATGTACACAGTGGTGACCCCTATGCTAAACCCCTTTATCTACAGCCTGAGGAACCAAGACATGAAGAAGGCTATAGGAAGTCTCTTCAGCAGGAGCTCAAAATCTTCTTAGTGATGGTGAGCACTGGGCTGATATCTGGAGAGGTCCAGGATGTCAGAAAACAGAACACAATAGCACCATTGACTCAATAATACCCACTTCCACACACTGAAAGATTATTTTCTGAGATGAAAAAGGCTAAAATTAGAGGAAATTTATATACTCTGTGTATATATTCTTCTATCTCTGAGAAACTCAGTCTCCTTCCAGTTCTTTCCTCTACCATCCCTAAGGTAGGACTATCATCCCCATGCTTCTAAGGTGGTTGCTGGGGCTCCATCCATCTCTTCCTATCCCAGGCAGGGAGCATGAGGGGAAGAAAGCCAAAACACTTGCCACTTGGAAGGGCTTTCTCAGCAGCTCCACACAGCTTCTTCTGCTCATCTCTCAAATATTTCCCTCCAATTGCATGGCAGGCTGGGAAACGTAGTTTAGTTATTttgtgctgctgctgttgttttggTTAGACTTAAACACACCACCACCTCCAGTAAAATAGGGTTCTCCTGGAAAGGAAGATGGGATGGATAATGGGCAGATAACTGGCAAGTGTGCAACAATACTCAAGACTTACTTTgcacattttatagatgtgaagTCACTTAGTGACTTTaggaaaataaacctaaaatatagGTTTTATATTATTGACCCCCTCTGGAGGGAGACTGTGTCAGGAAAAAAACCTCATATGCTCCCACACTGCTAAAGCTGTGACATTAGCAGAAAGACCGCACAATTCTACACATCAGAGTGATGTCCCTCTTGCAGGGAGCACAGCAAAAAAGTGAAAGGAGAGTTCATGACATTCAGTTTTTGTGACTTTAATTGTTCCCAAGGGATGGGTTAGCTTTCATCTTGAAtggtttttttctgtgtgtgtgtggaaaattAATATTGGAAGTGTGGAAAGTTAACAAAAGGaacaccaccaccccctcccacaacacccCCACCCTACTTACAATGGGGTTGGGGAACTcccagcagggggagctctcacaCCCAACTACTGCTGGTCAATTGCAGCCCCTACTAGTTTGACTACTGCTTTACTACCCCAGTGGGAGCAAGAAAGGTTGTCCACCTCTCCACAACCCACCCCCCCTAccgcaacagcccagccaatgagagactgtcaCAGCTCAGCGAATGAGAAGCTACCATACCTCGAACTCCCAGTTGGAAGTCccaatggactttttgtttaCAACAGCCCCTCCTAACTCCACCTTTCCTCTATAAAAGGGAGGTCCTCACCTTTGTTCTTCAACTGTCCCATGGTTTTACCATAGCTTGCTCCTCCCAGTTGCAAGTCTCTACTCCCAATTAAACCCATTTTTTGCTGGcaaaataactggcagttttattttgaaagttaacagaagaaagTTCATATTGTTCAAGCTGTGCAAAATATTATattgatatatgtatgtgtgtgttaaagcacaaagtattttaaaaataataaaacaataaggCATTAGAGTCCAATATCAGCTGATGGGTTTTAAAAGGCCTTGGTAGAGAACATGTTTCTAGGCTCAACATACAATTAATTGAGTGATTTGACTGCATGAGACttctttagagaaaaattaataaacacctaccatagaaatgaaaagatgaatgaCAAGAACATGTGCAAGTCACAGGACAGAAGGTTATTCTACAcctacacaacacacacacacacacacacacacacacaaaatgacagAGGCTAGAAACAGTAATATGCAAACATGGTCATCATCACTGAAAactcaaataaatggaaaaataaaataatcccaatGTGCCCATTTTTTCTGAtgtgacaatttaaaaatttttttaaatatttatttttgaaggaaagagagacagagtgtgaacaggggaggggcagagagggagacacagaatccaaaacaggctccaggctctgcactgttagtgcagagcccgaagtggggctcaaactcacgaacggcgagatcatgaccggagctgaagtcagttgcttaaccgactgagccacccaggtgccccttgatgtgatggtttttaaagagagaatatgcaactactaggtatttatccaagggatacaagtgtgctgtttcgaaggggcacatgcaccccaatgtttacagcagcactatcagcaatagtcaaagtatggaaagagcccaaatatctatcaatggatgaatggataaagaagatgtagataTATGCAgagaagatggcggtgtaggaggacgctgggctcactgcgcgtcctgctgatcacttagattccacctacacctgcctaaataacccagaaaaccaccagaagactagcagaacggagtctccggagccaagcgcagacgagaggcccacggaagagggtaggaagggcagagaggcggtgcgtgctgcACGACTgtcgggagggagccagggctgaggggaggcccacgggccaagcagagaccccgagtctagcttgcaaaagcagaggagccggacggagtgtgttccgacagcaagcgggacttagcatctgggaggtcataagttaacagctctgctcggaaagcgggaaggctggaggacaacgggagggagagttgctgagccccgggatgacagagctcagtttggcggagaacaaaggcactcgccagcgccatctccctcacccatcccccagccaaaatcccaaagggaaccagttcctgccagggaacttgctggcacagggcaaacacccaacgctgtggtTCTGCAGAGCCACCTCTCTGggagcgggtctgactccctcccgctgccagagggcccctcctgaagtggatcacctaaggagaagcgagctaagcctgcccctcctgctcccgtgcactttaaattaaaggctgtaacaagagatgaagaagggcattatataataatcacagggtctatccatcaggaagagctaacaattataaatgtctatgcgccgaataccggagcccccaaatatataaaacaattactcataaacataagcaaccttattgatgagaatgtggtaattgcaggggactttaacaccccacttacagaaatggatagatcatctagacacacggtcaataaagaaacaagggccctgaatgatacattggatcagatggacttgacagatatatttagaactctgcatcccaaagcaacagaatatactttcttctcgagtgcacatggaacattctccaagatagatcatatactgggtcacaaaacagcccttcataagtttacaagaattgaaattatagcATGcttactttcagaccacaatgctatgaagcttgaaatcaaccacaggaaaaagtctggaaaacctccaaaagcatggaggttaaagaacaccctactaacgaatgagtgggtcaaccaggcaattagagaagaaatttaaaaatatatggaaacaaacgaaaatgaaaatacaacaatccaaatgctttgggacgcagcgaaggcagtcccaagaggaaaatacattgcaatccaggcctatctcaagaaacaagaaaaatcccaaatacaaaatctaacagcacacctaaaggaaatagaagcagaacagcaaaggcagcctaaacccagcagaagaagagaaataataaagatcagagcagaaataaacaatatagaatctagaaaaactgtagagcagatcaacgaaaccaagagttggttttttgaaaaaataaacaaaattgacaaacctctagccaggcttctcaaaaagaaaagggagatgacccaaatagataaaatcatgaatgaaaatggaatgattacaaccaatccctcagagatacaaacaattatcagggaatactatgaaaaattatatgccagcaaattggacaacctggaagaaatggacaaatttctaaacacccacactcttccaaaactcaatcaggaggaaatagaaagcttgaacagacccataaccagcgaagaaattgaatcggttatcaaaaatctcccaacaaataagagtccaggaccagatggcttcccaggggagttctaccagacatttaaagcagagataatacctatccttctcaagctattccaagaaatagaaagggaaggaaaacttccagactcattctatgaagccagtattactttgattcctaaaccagacagagacccagtaaaaaaagagaactacaggccaatatccctgatgaatatggatgcaaaaattctcaataagatactagcaaatcgaattcaacagcatataaaaagaatattcaccatgatcaagtgggattcattcctgggatgcagggctggttcaacatttgcaaatcaatcaacgtgatacatcacattaataaaagaaaagataagaaccatatgatcctgtcaatcgatgcagaaaaggcctttgacaaaattcagcaccctttcttaataaaaacccttgagaaagtcgggatagaaggaacatacttaaacatcataaaagccatttatgaaaagcccacagctaatatcatcctaaatggggaaaaactgagagctttttccctgagatcaggaacacgacagggatgcccactctcaccgctgttgtttaacatagtgttggaagttctagcatcagcaatcagacaacaaaaggaaatcaaaggcatcaaaattggcaaagatgaagtcaagctttcactttttgcagatgacatgatactatacatggaaaatccgatagactccaccaaaagtctgctagaactgatacatgaattcagcaaagttgcaggatacaaaatcaatgtacagaaatcagttgcattcttacacactaacaatgaagcaacagaaagacaaataaagaaactgatcccattcacaattgcaccaagaagcataaaatacctaggaataaatctaaccaaagatgtaaaagatctgtatgctgaaaactatagaaagcttatgaaggtaattgaagaagatataaagaaatggaaagacatttcctgctcatggattggaagaataaatattgtcaaaatgtcaatactacccaaagctatctacacatgcagtgcaatcccaatcaaaatcgcaccagcattcttctcgaaactagaacaagcaattctaaaattcatatggaaccacaaaaggccccaaatagccaaagtaattttgaagaagaagaccaaagcaggaggcatcacaatcccagactttagcctctactacaaagctgtaatcatcaagacagcatggtattggcacaaaaacagacacatagaccaatggaatagaatagaaaccccagaactagacccacaaacgtatggccaactcatctttgacaaagcaggaaagaacatccaatggaaaaaaaacagtctctttaacaaatggtgctgggagaactggacagcaacatgcagaaggttgaaactagaccactttctcacaccattcacaaaaataaactcaaaatggataaaggacctgaatgtgagacaggaaaccatcaaaaccctagaagagaaagcaggaaaagacctctctgacctcagccgtagcaatctcttactcgacacatccccaaaggcaagggaattaaaagcaaaaatgaattactgggaccttataaagataaaaagcttctgcacagcaaacaaccaacaaaacgaaaaggcaaccaacggaatgggaaaagatatttgcaaatgacatatcggacaaagggctagtatccaaaatctataaagaactcaccaaactccacacccgaaaaacaaataacccagtgaagaaatgggcagaaaacatgaatagacacttctctaaagaaaacatccagatggccaacaggcacatgaaaagatgctcaacgtcgctccttatcagggaaatacaaatctcaCTGTGTCTTTCATTAAAATTTCCCTAATGATTGGTGATATTGATCATTTCTTCGTGTGCTCATTAGCCATTTGTACACCTTCTCTCTTCTACCCAAGTTCTCTGCAATTTTTGAAGTgggatgtttgtttttgttgttgtaaggTAAta from Panthera uncia isolate 11264 chromosome A1 unlocalized genomic scaffold, Puncia_PCG_1.0 HiC_scaffold_17, whole genome shotgun sequence carries:
- the LOC125935378 gene encoding olfactory receptor 1D2-like, giving the protein MSRGKENGTGVTEFLLPGLTGDPEQQRILFWLFLCTYLVTVAGNTLIILAIGSDPRLHTPMYFFLTNLSFVDICFTTNLIPKLLVNHIAGTWTISYPHCLTQMYFLISFANLDTFLLAAMALDRYVAICKPLQYYAIITPQLCRGLTALMWTCSGLISLVHTLLMNRLTFCSYAREISHFYCDAYLLMKIACSDTRVNRHVFLGAVVLFVAPSALIVVSYMCIAAAVLRIPSTPGRRKAFSTCSSHLSVVIVFYGTILGVYIRPPNSFSAQDTVATIMYTVVTPMLNPFIYSLRNQDMKKAIGSLFSRSSKSS